CTTCCCGCATCCTGGGGAAAAATAGATTGTAGCTTAAAAGCAGGTGCAGAATGGAATACTGTTCCTTTTCCGCTGTTGATTCTGCCGGAAGCCAATTTATCATACATCACTCAGCGGGAAACGTTCAACCTTATCAATAACATGGAATTCTTGAACGACCGTTTCGCTTCCCTATCCTTGTCTTACGACATGAATGGAAAGCTATTCAACCGTATTCCACTTATCAAGAACTTGAAATGGAGAGAGATGTTCCGTGTCCGCGCATTGTGGGGCACACTGACGGACAAGAATAACCCGTTCAAGAGCAGCAACCCCGATTTGTTCCGGTTCCCGACACGCGACGGCAAGTTTACCAGCTTCGTGATGGACCCGAAAGTGCCGTATGTCGAAGCAAGTGTCGGCATCTACAACATTTTCAAGTTGCTACATATTGAATATGTACATCGTTTCACTTACCGTGACAATCCGGGTATTAACAAGAATGGTATCCGTTTCATGGTATTAATGGTATTCTAAGAATTATGCAACCTTTAGCAGAGCGGCTACGGCCCAAGACTTTAGACGAATATATCGGTCAAAAACATTTAGTGGGACCGGGCGCCATCCTGCGCAAGATGATTGATGCAGGACGTATCTCTTCTTTTATCCTTTGGGGCCCGCCCGGAGTAGGTAAAACGACGCTGGCACAAATCATTGCCAATAAACTGGAAACTCCTTTTTATACATTGAGTGCCGTAACTTCCGGTGTGAAGGACGTGCGCGAAGTGATAGACCGTGCCAAAAGCAACCGTTTCTTTTCACAATCCAGCCCGATACTGTTTATTGATGAAATTCACAGGTTCAGCAAGTCGCAGCAGGATTCCCTGTTGGGGGCAGTGGAGAACGGAACTGTTACGTTGATTGGTGCGACGACGGAGAATCCGTCGTTCGAGGTTATCCGCCCTCTCCTGTCGCGTTGCCAGCTTTATGTGCTCAAATCATTGGAGAAAGAAGATTTGCTGGAACTTCTCCAACGTGCTGTCACTACGGATACCGTACTGAAAGAACGCAAAATCGAATTAAAAGAAACAACAGCCATGTTGCGCTTCTCCGGTGGAGATGCCCGCAAACTGCTTAATATACTGGAGCTCGTTGTCCAGTCGGAAACAGAAGAAACAGTGGTTATCACCGATGAGATGGTAACAGAACGTCTGCAACAGAATCCGCTGGCATATGACAAGGACGGAGAGATGCATTATGACATTATCTCCGCTTTTATCAAGTCAATTCGCGGAAGCGACCCCGACGGAGCTATTTATTGGCTTGCCCGCATGGTTGAAGGCGGCGAAGACCCTGCTTTCATTGCCCGCCGGCTTGTCATTTCGGCTTCGGAAGATATTGGCCTTGCCAATCCCAATGCATTGCTCCTGGCAAATGCCTGTTTTGATACACTGATGAAAATCGGCTGGCCGGAAGGACGGATTCCTTTGGCGGAAACAACGATATATCTGGCAACCAGTCCAAAAAGCAATTCGGCATACAGTGCAATTAATGACGCGTTGGAGCTGGTTCGTTCCACCGGAAATTTACCTGTTCCGTTGCATTTGCGCAACGCGCCTACTAAATTGATGAAACAATTGGGATATGGACAGGAATATAAATATGCGCATAGTTATGAAGGCAATTTTGTGAAACAGCAATTCCTACCGGATGAACTGAAAGACAAACGGATATGGCAACCACAAAATAATCCGGCGGAACAGAAGCATGCCGAACGGATGATACAATTGTGGGGGGATAAATTCAAAAAGTAAGCTATCGGCTTAAAGAAATATGCCATTGACAAGAAAGAATCAACTAATGGCAAAAGCAAAATAAAACAATAAGAAAAGACGTATAACATATTATTAATATTAAAATTGAAATGAAGATTGTAATTTTAGACGGCTATGCCGCCAATCCCGGGGACTTGTCCTGGGAAGGTATTAAAGCTCTCGGAGAATGTACGATATATGACCGCACTGCTCCCGAAGAAGTATTAGAACGTGCAGCCGGAGCAGAAGTGCTTCTGACTAATAAAGTAATCATCAACGCAGACCACATGGCTGCACTGCCCGAACTGAAATATATTGGCGTATTGGCTACCGGATACAATGTAGTTGACACTGCCGCAGCCAAGGAACGGGGAATCATCGTTACCAATATTCCTTCATACAGTACAGCTTCTGTTGCCCAAATGGTATTTGCACATATTCTGAATATCTACCAGCAAGTGCAGCACCATTCGGAAGAAGTGCACAAAGGCCGTTGGACCAACAGCAAGGATTTCTGTTTTTGGGATACTCCGTTAATGGAGCTGAGAGAAAAGAAAATCGGTCTGGTCGGACTGGGAAATACCGGATACACAACTGCACGTGTCGCCATCGGCTTTGGTATGCAAGTATATGCATTAACTTCAAAATCACATTTCCAGTTGCCACCGGAAATCAAGAAAATGGATTTAGACCAATTGTTCTGCGAGTGTGATATTATCAGCTTGCACTGTCCGCTTACTCCCGAGACACGCGAAATGGTGAATGCCCGTCGTCTTGCTATGATGAAGCCAACGGCTATCCTAATCAATACAGGTCGCGGTCCGCTGGTCAATGAACAGGATTTGGCAGATGCACTGAACAGCGGCAAGATTTACGCTGCCGGAGTAGACGTTCTTTCTACAGAACCACCGCGTGCTGACAATCCATTGTTGACAGCAAAGAACTGCTATATCACTCCGCACATCGCATGGGCAACGCTGGAAGCTCGCGAACGCTTGATGAATATCGCAACCAGCAACATACAAGCATACATTGCCGGAAAACCGGAAAACTTGGTAAATTGAGAATTGAAAATTGAGAATTAAAAAATAGGCTGCGCAATGAATACTTATTACCTCATGCGCAGCCTATTTTTTAATTCTCAATTTTCAATTCTCAATTTAATAAGAGTGTCCGCCTTCGTCCATCTCTTTCTCTGTAATCTTGTGACGGTCGATGCTACGCCAAGCGTAAAAGATATAAGCAATCACAAACGGAACGAGAATGGAAACATAAGCCATCGTTTTCAAAGTAAACTCGCTGGAACAGCTATTTGCCAAAGTCAATGAACTTTGCAAGTCGGTATAAGATGGATAATAAGCTGTGTTATTATATCCTGCCACCAATAATAAAGACAAGACTGTCAATACCGTGCCGATGCCCGTAAACCAAATACCTTTATCGAAAGTCTTTTTGAGCAATGTCTTTCCGATGCCGAAAAGAACCAAAACAACTCCTATCAGGAACAGGACAAGGACTATCGGCATTTCGATAAAGTTAGTAAAGTATTTGAAAGGTTGCATATAAATCTCCTGCGTATCCGGATTCACCGCAAAGCCATCGGAAACTAATGTACGAATGACAAATGACAGGAAGAATACAAGGAACAAGATAGTATTATTCCGTACCGCACGACGGCATTTGTCCGTCAGCTCTTTATCTGCTATATTATTAATAAAGTATAACGCTCCCAACACACGGGCAAGGAAGAATACCGCCAGCCCCAGAATCACATTCCAAATATTAGTCAACGCATCCAATCCATGCCAACCGTTCCCCCAATGGCTGATAACCGGCATAATGGTGTCCGTCATATTTCCTTTATTAATATAGAAATCGGAACCTGTGAAGAATGTAGCCACCGCCCCGCCAAGCAATAACGGCCCTACTACCCCATTAATCACCAGAAAAGTCTGATATGTCTTTTTGCCTAACAGATTTCCTGCTTTGCTCTGGAACTCATAGCTGACAGCCTGCAACACAAAACTGAAAAGAATAATCATCCAAAGCCAATAAGCACCACCGAAGCTAGTGCTATAAAATAACGGGAAGGAAGCAAAGAAAGCACCGCCAAAAGTAACCAGCGTAGTAAATGTAAACTCCCATTTACGTCCGGTAGAGTTCACCATCATTTTACGGTGTTCTTCCGTCTTACCGAGACAGAACAGCAATGAATTACCGCCTTGCACAAACAATAAAAACACAAGGATAGCCCCCAGCAAGGAAACGACAAGCCACCAATATTGTTGTAGAAATATATACATAGTCTTTACGATTAATGGTTAATAGTAACATTATCTCCCGTTTCCGGTCCTTTCTTGATAGCCTTTACCATAATTCCGGCACCCGCAATCAGCATTACTGTAAACAAGAACAGGAAGATAAAGAAAGTAGTCTGCACGGAACTCACGTCCAGTTTGGAGATGGCAACCGATGTAGGCAGCATATCACGGATAGCCCACGGCTGACGACCACATTCGGCAACCACCCATCCGGCTTGCCCGGCAATATATCCCAAAGGAATAGTCAATAGAGCAATCCAATGCATCCACCGCATCTTACTCAAATCCTTCTTATAGATAAAGAAAAGAACTACAATAAAGAAAAGGATGAAATATCCGCCCAAGATTACCATTATACGGAACGCGTAGAAATTGAGAGGGACATTCGGAACCAGTTGGTTCACATCCTTAATATATCCGTAGCCGAAATAAGGAATATTTTCCTGCAATACTTTGTAAGCCACTTGCGCGTCCTCTTCGTGTCCTGCGCTCTTTGCCGCACGATAGGCAGCCAAAGCACCGATAGCCGTTTTTCCACGTTCTATCTTCTCGGCAGCCGAAAGAGCTTTTGTACCGTCTTTCATCTCATAACCGCCCTCGATAATATTTGCAATACCCGGAACGTAGCCATCCACATCACGTTCAGCAAGAAAAGAAAGCATGCTCGGTATCTCTATGCGGAAGAGGAACGGGTCTTTTCCATCGTCATATGTCTTCTTTTCGGGATTCAGCATACCGATTCCTACTAGTCCGACATTCGTGCCGCCTTCATACAAACCTTCCAGAGCCGCCAGTTTCATGGGCTGCGTCTGTGCAATCTGATAACCGGAACCATCACCCGTCCATGCTGATAACAGCGATGCGACCAGTCCGAAGATAGCGCCAATCTTAATACTGGCAAGCGCAAACTCACGGTTGCGTTTCTTCAGCAAGTACCAACAACTGATGCCGACTACAAAAATAGCGCCAAGCACCCAACCGGATAACACTGTATGAAAGAATTTATTAACGGCTACAGGTGAAGTTGCCACCGCCCAAAAATCGACCATTTCATTACGAACAGTATCAGGATTGAACTCCATACCTACCGGATGCTGCATCCATGCGTTGGCAACGAGAATCCACCAGGCAGAGATAGTTGCTCCCAATCCCGTCAGCCAAGTTGAAGCCAGGTGGAAACGCTTGCTGACTTTTCCCCAGCCGAAAAACATCACAGCAATAAACGTGGCTTCCATAAAGAATGCCAAAATACCTTCAATAGCCAACGGCGCACCGAAAATGTCTCCTACAAACCATGAATAATTGCTCCAGTTCGTTCCAAACTCAAACTCAAGAATCAAGCCGGTTGCCACACCAATGGCAAAATTGATACCAAAAAGCTTCATCCAGAACATCGCCGTCCTCTTCCAGAATTCTTTGCCTGTTTTATAATACAACGTTTCCATGATGCCCATCACCACTGCCAGCCCGAGTGTGAGGGGAACAAAAATCCAATGGTACATTGCTGTCATCGCAAATTGGGCTCTCGACCAATCGATAAGCGAAGTGTCAATACTTTCAATCATAATCTTATGTAGTTTAAGAGTTAAAAATCAATTGATTTCTCAGGAATAGCGCGTTGTATCAGTTCGTTTCCCACATAGTTTCCCTTATCGGCATCCGTAGGATGGTCACCGAGGAAATCTGGAAAAAAGAACAATTTGAGGATGAAGAACATGACGAATAATTTCAGCAGGATAATAATCCATAAAGTACGACCAAGCGTCATACTACGGAAACCTTCCAGATAAAAATTCCAAATAGAAAGAAGTGTATTCTTCATATGTCAGCGTTATAGTTTGTAATGAGTACAAATATACAATTTTTATAACTAAAACAAACAAATACCCCGAATTGTTGCGAGATTTGTTGTGTTTTTCTGATAAAATCAACCTATCGACAGAAAAAAATCATTTAACGGTAAAATTCCGTGTTCCGTCTATCGCTTTTGCGGCTAATATAATATGTACGTACCTTCGTTATCAGTAAATCAATAGAAGTATAAATATGATGAATGTAAAAAGATTGACAGTGATGGCATTTCTTGGCGCAGGTATGTTTTCGGGCATATCTGCCCAAGAATCTCCGCTGCAAGCCGATACGCTGAACGAAGCAAAACTCCCTGCACAATGGGATTTGCAATCGTGCATCGACTATGCTTTGGAACAGAATATTACGATTCGCAAAAACCGTGTGGCTGCGGAAAGTACACAGATTGACGTGAAGACAGCTAAAGCTGCTTTGTTTCCCAGCCTTTCATTCTCTACCAGCCAGCAGGTGGTGAACCGCCCGTATCAAGAATCGAGTAGCCGGGTGAGCGGCAGCGAGATTATCAGCAGTAACAGTAAAACCAGTTATAACGGCAATTATGGTCTGAATGCTTCGTGGACTTTATATAATGGAAGCAAGCGGCTGAAGACCATCAAGCAGGAACAACTGAACAACCAAGTAGCCGAACTCGATGTGGCAACGTCCGAGAATGATATTCAAGAATCCATCGCACAGGTTTATATCCAGATTCTTTATGCGGCGGAGTCGGTCAGAGTTAACGAGAATACGTTACAGGTTTCCATTGCGCAGCGTGACCGCGGTCAGCAATTGCTGGATGCAGGAAGTATTGCCAAAAGTGATTTTGCGCAACTGGAAGCTCAGG
This portion of the Bacteroides acidifaciens genome encodes:
- a CDS encoding replication-associated recombination protein A — protein: MQPLAERLRPKTLDEYIGQKHLVGPGAILRKMIDAGRISSFILWGPPGVGKTTLAQIIANKLETPFYTLSAVTSGVKDVREVIDRAKSNRFFSQSSPILFIDEIHRFSKSQQDSLLGAVENGTVTLIGATTENPSFEVIRPLLSRCQLYVLKSLEKEDLLELLQRAVTTDTVLKERKIELKETTAMLRFSGGDARKLLNILELVVQSETEETVVITDEMVTERLQQNPLAYDKDGEMHYDIISAFIKSIRGSDPDGAIYWLARMVEGGEDPAFIARRLVISASEDIGLANPNALLLANACFDTLMKIGWPEGRIPLAETTIYLATSPKSNSAYSAINDALELVRSTGNLPVPLHLRNAPTKLMKQLGYGQEYKYAHSYEGNFVKQQFLPDELKDKRIWQPQNNPAEQKHAERMIQLWGDKFKK
- a CDS encoding D-2-hydroxyacid dehydrogenase gives rise to the protein MKIVILDGYAANPGDLSWEGIKALGECTIYDRTAPEEVLERAAGAEVLLTNKVIINADHMAALPELKYIGVLATGYNVVDTAAAKERGIIVTNIPSYSTASVAQMVFAHILNIYQQVQHHSEEVHKGRWTNSKDFCFWDTPLMELREKKIGLVGLGNTGYTTARVAIGFGMQVYALTSKSHFQLPPEIKKMDLDQLFCECDIISLHCPLTPETREMVNARRLAMMKPTAILINTGRGPLVNEQDLADALNSGKIYAAGVDVLSTEPPRADNPLLTAKNCYITPHIAWATLEARERLMNIATSNIQAYIAGKPENLVN
- the cydB gene encoding cytochrome d ubiquinol oxidase subunit II, with protein sequence MYIFLQQYWWLVVSLLGAILVFLLFVQGGNSLLFCLGKTEEHRKMMVNSTGRKWEFTFTTLVTFGGAFFASFPLFYSTSFGGAYWLWMIILFSFVLQAVSYEFQSKAGNLLGKKTYQTFLVINGVVGPLLLGGAVATFFTGSDFYINKGNMTDTIMPVISHWGNGWHGLDALTNIWNVILGLAVFFLARVLGALYFINNIADKELTDKCRRAVRNNTILFLVFFLSFVIRTLVSDGFAVNPDTQEIYMQPFKYFTNFIEMPIVLVLFLIGVVLVLFGIGKTLLKKTFDKGIWFTGIGTVLTVLSLLLVAGYNNTAYYPSYTDLQSSLTLANSCSSEFTLKTMAYVSILVPFVIAYIFYAWRSIDRHKITEKEMDEGGHSY
- a CDS encoding cytochrome ubiquinol oxidase subunit I, producing the protein MIESIDTSLIDWSRAQFAMTAMYHWIFVPLTLGLAVVMGIMETLYYKTGKEFWKRTAMFWMKLFGINFAIGVATGLILEFEFGTNWSNYSWFVGDIFGAPLAIEGILAFFMEATFIAVMFFGWGKVSKRFHLASTWLTGLGATISAWWILVANAWMQHPVGMEFNPDTVRNEMVDFWAVATSPVAVNKFFHTVLSGWVLGAIFVVGISCWYLLKKRNREFALASIKIGAIFGLVASLLSAWTGDGSGYQIAQTQPMKLAALEGLYEGGTNVGLVGIGMLNPEKKTYDDGKDPFLFRIEIPSMLSFLAERDVDGYVPGIANIIEGGYEMKDGTKALSAAEKIERGKTAIGALAAYRAAKSAGHEEDAQVAYKVLQENIPYFGYGYIKDVNQLVPNVPLNFYAFRIMVILGGYFILFFIVVLFFIYKKDLSKMRWMHWIALLTIPLGYIAGQAGWVVAECGRQPWAIRDMLPTSVAISKLDVSSVQTTFFIFLFLFTVMLIAGAGIMVKAIKKGPETGDNVTINH
- a CDS encoding DUF4492 domain-containing protein yields the protein MKNTLLSIWNFYLEGFRSMTLGRTLWIIILLKLFVMFFILKLFFFPDFLGDHPTDADKGNYVGNELIQRAIPEKSIDF